In a single window of the Scophthalmus maximus strain ysfricsl-2021 chromosome 18, ASM2237912v1, whole genome shotgun sequence genome:
- the ccn2a gene encoding CCN family member 2a gives MSAGMKKMILLPFLCIMLSYLAAGQECSGQCSCPSAPPQCPPGVSLVLDGCGCCRVCAKQMGELCTEKDVCDPHKGLDCDFGAPINRRIGVCTAREGATCVFGGMVYKSGETFQSSCKYQCTCLDGAVGCVPLCSMDIRLPSPDCPMPRRVKVPGKCCEEWECDSPYRHSFMGSVLPAYREEETYGPDPSMMRENCLVQTTEWSACSKTCGLGISTRVTNDNRECRLEKQTRLCMVRPCESQLEQSIRKGKKCIRTPRLSKPMKFEISGCTTTKSYRPKFCGVCLDGRCCTPHRTTTLPMEFKCPDGQVMKKHMMFIKSCACHYNCPGENDIFESMYYKKMMGDMA, from the exons ATGTCTGCTGgaatgaagaaaatgattttgctGCCTTTCCTGTGCATCATGCTCTCATACCTG GCTGCAGGTCAGGAGTGCAGTGGCCAGTGTTCGTGCCCCTCCGCTCCCCCTCAGTGCCCCCCAGGAGTGAGCCTGGTGCTGGacggctgcggctgctgcagggTGTGCGCCAAACAGATGGGGGAGCTGTGCACTGAGAAAGACGTCTGTGACCCACACAAGGGCCTCGACTGCGACTTCGGAGCCCCCATCAACAGGCGCATAGGAGTCTGCACAG CTCGAGAGGGAGCCACCTGTGTGTTCGGAGGAATGGTGTACAAGAGCGGGGAGACTTTCCAGAGCAGCTGCAAGTACCAGTGTACCTGCCTGGATGGAGCTGTGGGCTGTGTGCCTCTTTGCTCCATGGACATCCGACTGCCCAGCCCCGACTGCCCCATGCCCAGACGGGTCAAGGTGCCAGGGAAGTGCTGCGAGGAGTGGGAGTGTGATTCTCCCTACAGACACAGTTTCATGGGCTCCGTTCTGCCTG CctacagagaggaggagacctaTGGCCCCGATCCCTCCATGATGAGGGAGAACTGCCTGGTTCAGACTACTGAATGGAGCGCCTGCTCTAAGACCTGTGGCCTTGGTATCTCCACCAGGGTCACCAATGACAACCGCGAATGCCGCCTCGAGAAACAGACCCGATTGTGCATGGTGCGACCCTGCGAGTCACAGCTGGAGCAGAGCATCAGG aaagggaaaaaatgcATCCGCACTCCCCGACTCTCCAAGCCCATGAAGTTTGAGATCTCCGGCTGCACCACCACCAAGTCCTACAGGCCAAAGTTCTGCGGCGTCTGCCTGGACGGCCGCTGCTGCACCCCCCACAGGACCACCACCCTGCCCATGGAGTTCAAATGCCCCGACGGACAGGTCATGAAGAAGCACATGATGTTCATCAAGTCCTGCGCCTGCCACTACAACTGCCCGGGGGAGAACGACATCTTCGAGTCCATGTATTACAAGAAGATGATGGGAGACATGGCGTGA
- the chga gene encoding chromogranin-A: MIGRGLLVLTMLANCVLSLPVTSSQLENEDVQVMKCIVEALADVLSRPRPLPVSQECLVLLKTDDRLVTILRRHNFLKELQEIAVQGGQERAQLQRDAAAPLDPVTETPPTPGDASDRSMLEALGGPGERSILSQKRRTGNRDGEGEKSERRRDGESQEDGDIVKEVHLKREDEESPGSHVSESVEEWSEGKAEKREGEEEEEEEEEEEEGSKAKRVNSEENSEEENMTKVEKSAASDEKRDAHGGKSKGLMFGEKDEEEQKKRSSLFSHKQEEDVKRGSRESLKQWAKRGKNSLQLKKKTGGKEAQHVSGQQEVPHHSKELAEDGEEKKKKRDTQRSPEEKELQMLASRAPEERKGLEEEGSASRKTEEPEIESLAAIESELENVAQKLHELRRG, encoded by the exons GTGATGAAATGTATTGTGGAGGCGTTGGCAGACGTGCTGTCGAGGCCCCGCCCTCTGCCTGTCAGTCAGGAGTGTTTGGTCCTGCTGAAGACTG atgACAGGCTTGTCACTATCCTTCGCCGTCATAACTttctgaaggagctgcaggagatcGCTGTTCAAG GGGGCCAAGAGAGAgctcagctgcagagagacgcTGCTGCGCCGCTCGACCCGGTGACAGAAACTCCTCCGACTCCAGGCGACGCTTCCG ATCGATCCATGTTGGAGGCTTTGGGAGGCCCTGGAGAACGATCCATCCTCTCCCAGAAGAGAAGGACAGGAAAtagggatggagagggagaaaagagtgagagacggagagacggagagtctCAGGAGGACGGTGACATCGTCAAAGAGGTGCACTtgaagagggaggatgaagagagccCAGGAAGTCACGTCTCCGAGTCTGTGGAAGAGTGGAGCGAGGGCAAGGctgaaaagagggagggagaagaagaggaagaagaggaagaggaagaggaagagggaagtaAAGCGAAGAGAGTGAATTCAGAGGAGAattcagaggaagaaaatatgaCCAAGGTTGAGAAAA GTGCTGCGTCTGATGAAAAGAGAGATGCACATGGAGGCAAATCAAAAGGGCTGATGTTCGgtgagaaagatgaggaggagcaaaaaaagagaTCTTCGCTTTTCTCGCACAAGCAAGAGGAGGATgtgaagagagggagcagggagaGCCTGAAGCAATGGGCCAAGAGGGGCAAGAACAGCttgcagctgaagaaaaaaaccggCGGAAAGGAGGCTCAGCATGTCAGCGGTCAGCAGGAGGTGCCACATCATTCGAAGGAGCTCgcggaggacggggaggagaagaagaagaaaagagacacCCAGAGGAGTCcagaggagaaggagctgcAGATGCTCGCCAGCAGGGcaccagaggagaggaagggtttggaggaagaggggagCGCCAGTAGAAAGACAGAG GAGCCTGAGATTGAAAGCCTGGCAGCCATCGAGTCAGAGCTCGAAAACGTTGCGCAGAAACTCCATGAACTTCGTCGaggctga